One Turneriella parva DSM 21527 genomic region harbors:
- a CDS encoding ankyrin repeat domain-containing protein, which yields MSKKTLQNYYRSAAAIVILSSPLFAGPQEDFLAAMRRSNLKAAQKAHASGQVDPNAADEKGKRALHFVCEAGNLAAFQWLVEVQADLAAKDGDGSTCLHGVMKARNPLPVLAAALERGLDKNAVNNKGQTPLMLAVQLGKKPVFEALLKAGADLNRNDAEGLSPLAKSVQLRRIDYLNSLIAAGANVNATPNAPLGLSYDTNQIKAFEALAKAGANLNATHEKSGLPLLIEMIRKERNVFAKFAIENGVNLNIADAEGNGPLIMVVKQTVPDLLPVLLSRGLSVESRDASGKTLLQITHQNIMARLTPARAKLFRALLDAGANPNTLSASGRPLLFDQSESGRYTQVNDLLEKGADFNVRDKTGNLVIHTTAQRNQLGTMKLVAAKFTDINITGDSGNTAAHFAARSGGTGILKLLKDRGANLELKNNAGDTPLSVAIGRQDPTTTRALIGLGVSLSDEGRNTPLMMEIAKSGAVNGKTVELLTVLKKAGANINTTNRYGNNALAYALNRKNFKMADAFLKAGAQSEAKDLQGNTLLHKLALSSRYSRIKNQELQEWLYLVLGYQHSDFQNNAGDTALHLAAVKDNNPDLEGAQQLFESLVNFGASVTVRNASGRTPYDLAQGVGWQTIAAANLPAASYAIGVEPMLTSLEPDRIIRLSTAGRDFFAAGAQGSTTRVFRLDDDLRVRAQQEFQNVQALAASGDGVVIAGVRPGEIDGAEDKKCKPGQNLVVYVMQLDSSLAPRWENTWGKPGSCQRSLVHAVTTDAQGNVFALVEFSGRRTLRRLSSAGALEAAEFARSDRFSEMQVMADGNIALMAQNQIFSAETGKTTGRLTKARSFRQLALAPSGTRYYAGDFTRLQFRRGISLAAEDSEGSPRWTRNFAGDENLSVERISASDGYVCIAGRTTGALHGQAHSTPGKNTDIYVMCSDSAGHRLFTRLFPAAAMQLVEMRVNSRGVSALAFQTNDKKNPDVVLRRIDKNGGVLQ from the coding sequence ATGAGTAAAAAGACATTGCAGAATTACTATCGCAGCGCAGCTGCGATAGTAATTCTGTCCTCTCCGCTTTTCGCCGGGCCGCAAGAAGATTTTCTCGCAGCGATGCGGCGTTCGAATCTGAAGGCCGCGCAGAAGGCACATGCTTCAGGCCAGGTCGACCCGAACGCGGCCGATGAAAAGGGTAAACGCGCGCTGCACTTCGTCTGCGAAGCAGGCAATCTCGCCGCGTTCCAGTGGCTTGTCGAAGTGCAGGCAGATCTGGCCGCGAAAGACGGCGACGGCAGCACCTGCCTGCACGGTGTTATGAAAGCCCGAAATCCACTGCCTGTTTTGGCAGCTGCGCTCGAACGGGGGCTCGACAAGAACGCCGTCAACAATAAGGGGCAGACGCCGCTCATGCTGGCAGTTCAGCTCGGCAAGAAACCCGTTTTTGAAGCGCTCTTAAAGGCAGGTGCAGACCTGAACCGCAACGATGCCGAGGGCCTATCGCCGCTCGCCAAATCAGTGCAGCTGCGCAGGATTGACTACTTAAATAGTCTCATCGCCGCCGGGGCGAATGTGAACGCGACCCCTAACGCACCTTTGGGGCTTTCATACGACACGAACCAGATCAAGGCTTTCGAAGCTCTCGCCAAAGCCGGCGCGAACCTCAATGCCACGCATGAAAAATCGGGATTACCCCTGCTGATCGAGATGATCCGAAAAGAGCGCAATGTCTTTGCCAAGTTTGCGATCGAAAACGGTGTAAACCTGAACATCGCCGACGCCGAAGGCAATGGCCCGCTCATCATGGTCGTCAAACAGACGGTGCCCGACCTGTTGCCGGTGTTACTTTCGCGTGGCCTTTCCGTTGAAAGCCGTGATGCGTCGGGCAAAACCCTGCTGCAGATCACACACCAGAACATTATGGCGCGGTTAACCCCGGCGCGGGCGAAACTTTTTCGCGCGCTGCTCGATGCAGGGGCAAACCCGAATACGCTCTCGGCGAGCGGACGCCCCTTGCTGTTTGATCAGTCTGAATCGGGTCGATACACACAGGTCAATGACCTGCTTGAAAAGGGCGCCGATTTTAATGTGCGCGACAAAACGGGTAATCTCGTTATCCACACTACGGCGCAAAGAAACCAGCTCGGCACGATGAAACTTGTCGCTGCAAAATTCACCGACATCAATATCACCGGCGACAGCGGCAACACCGCCGCGCATTTCGCGGCGCGTTCGGGCGGTACAGGCATCTTGAAACTTCTGAAAGACCGGGGCGCGAACCTCGAGCTGAAGAACAACGCAGGCGATACGCCGCTTTCGGTGGCGATCGGCAGGCAAGACCCCACAACCACACGCGCACTCATCGGCCTCGGGGTTTCGCTCAGCGACGAAGGCCGTAACACTCCGCTCATGATGGAAATTGCCAAATCGGGCGCGGTGAACGGAAAAACCGTCGAGCTTCTGACGGTGCTGAAAAAAGCCGGGGCCAATATCAACACGACGAACCGGTACGGCAACAATGCCCTGGCATACGCCCTCAACCGCAAGAATTTCAAGATGGCCGATGCGTTTCTGAAAGCCGGTGCGCAGAGCGAAGCGAAAGACCTGCAAGGAAATACCTTGCTGCACAAGCTGGCGCTCAGCAGCCGCTACAGCAGAATCAAAAACCAGGAACTGCAGGAGTGGCTGTATCTCGTGCTCGGCTACCAGCACAGCGACTTTCAGAATAACGCGGGCGATACCGCGCTGCACCTTGCCGCAGTCAAAGATAACAACCCTGATCTCGAGGGTGCGCAACAGCTTTTCGAATCACTGGTGAATTTCGGCGCGTCGGTGACGGTGCGCAATGCCTCGGGCCGCACACCATACGATCTCGCGCAGGGCGTCGGTTGGCAGACGATTGCTGCGGCCAATTTGCCGGCAGCAAGCTATGCCATCGGCGTTGAGCCGATGCTGACAAGTCTTGAACCCGACCGCATTATTCGGCTAAGCACCGCGGGGCGTGATTTTTTTGCCGCCGGCGCGCAGGGCAGCACAACCCGAGTCTTTCGCCTCGATGACGACCTGCGCGTGCGGGCGCAGCAAGAGTTTCAGAACGTGCAGGCGCTCGCTGCCTCAGGCGACGGTGTCGTGATCGCGGGCGTAAGGCCCGGCGAAATCGATGGAGCAGAAGACAAAAAATGTAAACCGGGCCAGAACCTTGTTGTCTATGTGATGCAGCTCGACAGCTCGCTTGCCCCCCGGTGGGAGAATACCTGGGGCAAACCCGGCAGCTGCCAAAGGTCGCTCGTGCACGCGGTGACCACAGATGCGCAAGGCAATGTTTTCGCGCTCGTCGAATTTTCGGGCAGGCGCACTTTAAGGCGCCTTAGCTCGGCCGGTGCGCTCGAAGCTGCCGAGTTTGCCCGCAGCGACCGTTTCAGCGAAATGCAGGTGATGGCCGATGGTAATATTGCCCTGATGGCGCAGAACCAGATTTTTAGCGCTGAAACGGGCAAAACCACCGGCCGGCTGACCAAAGCGCGTTCGTTCAGGCAGCTTGCGCTCGCACCCTCTGGCACAAGATATTACGCGGGGGATTTCACCCGTCTTCAATTCCGGCGCGGTATTTCTCTTGCGGCTGAAGATAGTGAAGGATCGCCGCGCTGGACCCGCAATTTCGCCGGCGACGAGAACCTTAGCGTCGAAAGAATATCCGCGAGCGATGGTTATGTCTGCATCGCAGGCCGAACGACCGGCGCACTGCACGGGCAGGCGCACTCGACGCCGGGCAAGAATACCGATATTTACGTGATGTGCAGCGATTCCGCGGGGCACCGGCTTTTCACGAGGCTTTTTCCCGCGGCGGCGATGCAGCTCGTCGAGATGCGCGTCAATAGCAGAGGTGTGTCTGCGCTTGCGTTTCAGACAAACGATAAGAAAAATCCCGATGTCGTCTTGCGCCGCATCGACAAGAACGGCGGCGTGCTGCAATAA
- a CDS encoding glycosyltransferase family 9 protein: MKLRRIQYPGKTLIVSTGDPRYQLFATYFLSLWHRRFNAKPDFFAVGKEKALPLCEDFSYPSDLPEKFLKQWFFLLAHKYKTVVFLNPDPKADRSLRWACRLAGVTNRAGFAPLRSWTPLNHSLPYNAENHHFVHQLKIFFEHLSGEKVADWQMPRPPEIGDSEASGNVQGLIAMDLADAATEHLTPQLQKLLNLITRSESCTLVIRSSRGEGDTQAAGIKSYAKKLSAYMTERAIENTQLVLNPPVEKLLPLAAGALWVTGTDAELLNLAAFSSVPSLSLFGPLNERVWQPFSTRARALTGEFACRPCTPFPGEVICKNPNAWQCMRDLSGELWAASLSAQLRRAK; this comes from the coding sequence ATGAAACTGCGCCGCATTCAATACCCGGGTAAGACGCTGATTGTTTCAACAGGCGACCCGCGTTACCAGCTCTTCGCCACATATTTTCTCTCGCTCTGGCACAGGCGCTTTAATGCCAAACCCGATTTTTTTGCTGTCGGTAAAGAGAAGGCACTGCCCCTCTGCGAAGATTTCTCGTACCCGAGCGATCTGCCCGAAAAGTTTTTGAAACAGTGGTTTTTTCTGCTCGCACATAAATACAAAACCGTTGTCTTTTTGAACCCAGACCCGAAGGCCGACCGGTCACTGCGCTGGGCCTGCCGGCTGGCAGGGGTAACAAACCGCGCAGGCTTTGCGCCGTTACGCTCATGGACGCCGCTCAACCATAGCCTGCCGTACAATGCAGAAAACCACCACTTTGTTCACCAGCTCAAGATTTTCTTTGAGCATCTGAGCGGCGAAAAAGTCGCTGACTGGCAAATGCCCCGGCCGCCCGAGATCGGTGATTCTGAGGCTAGCGGCAACGTTCAGGGTTTAATCGCGATGGACCTCGCTGATGCGGCGACCGAACACCTCACCCCGCAGCTGCAGAAACTTTTGAATCTGATCACGCGCAGCGAAAGCTGTACTTTGGTGATACGGAGCAGCCGGGGTGAAGGTGACACTCAGGCAGCAGGGATAAAGAGCTATGCGAAGAAACTGAGCGCGTATATGACCGAGCGCGCAATTGAAAATACGCAGCTCGTGCTGAATCCCCCTGTTGAAAAATTGCTGCCGCTTGCGGCCGGCGCCCTGTGGGTGACAGGCACTGACGCCGAGCTTCTGAATCTTGCGGCGTTTTCGAGTGTGCCGAGCCTCAGCCTCTTTGGCCCGCTCAACGAGCGCGTCTGGCAGCCATTTTCAACCCGCGCGCGGGCGCTGACGGGTGAGTTTGCCTGCCGGCCCTGCACGCCGTTTCCCGGTGAGGTCATCTGCAAAAACCCGAACGCGTGGCAGTGCATGCGCGATCTCAGCGGCGAACTCTGGGCGGCAAGCCTCAGCGCCCAGTTGCGCCGCGCGAAATGA
- a CDS encoding OmpA family protein, translating to MKAGRRWGSFVFLLAFALGSSGAAVAAKPATRSGGKPEKKPTPDVLAEGEGKVLRWHFESGEILELKKFSEQVIKTGATSEKRSVFHRVLLETRAVDAAQGYQLEGTFTTLVRGSGSDSPFTETERHNASFFLTPAGMFTVPAGQYMPNIRSVPTFSETRDPALKDEAAMEPGTTWEKPGAEVMRFTDLVTVPFNVRYEYRGLENVKSQDGEKNCHKFIANYELNFGDAEQGGPRVFGYVTSIWFWDSAQGIPYYAQEDYNVIIVNEAGIANEFKIKSRSYYRKFQARTDPEKITLAEKLREELVTENPQISVRVTDHGVAISLPDVFFDTDSASLSSDAKSVLKQIGKPLAALKNRHIRVRGHTDSTGDEKYNQQLSEKRAATVAEYLIDKADLNPDTLSYEGRGARDPIADNSIADGRAKNRRVEIILLDK from the coding sequence ATGAAAGCCGGCCGACGGTGGGGATCTTTCGTGTTTCTGCTGGCGTTTGCCTTAGGCAGCAGTGGCGCTGCAGTTGCCGCAAAACCAGCGACGCGTTCGGGTGGCAAGCCCGAGAAGAAACCCACGCCCGATGTTTTGGCCGAAGGCGAGGGCAAAGTTCTGCGCTGGCATTTTGAGAGCGGCGAAATTCTCGAGCTTAAGAAATTCTCAGAACAGGTGATCAAAACCGGGGCAACCTCTGAGAAACGCTCGGTGTTTCACCGGGTGTTGCTCGAAACGCGCGCAGTCGACGCGGCGCAGGGCTACCAGCTCGAAGGCACCTTCACAACCCTGGTGCGCGGCAGCGGTTCAGACAGCCCCTTTACCGAGACTGAGCGGCACAATGCAAGTTTTTTTCTGACACCCGCCGGTATGTTCACCGTGCCGGCAGGGCAATACATGCCGAACATACGCTCGGTGCCGACGTTTTCTGAAACGCGGGACCCCGCGCTCAAAGACGAAGCTGCGATGGAACCGGGTACAACCTGGGAAAAACCCGGCGCAGAAGTCATGCGCTTCACCGACCTTGTGACGGTACCTTTCAATGTGCGTTACGAATACCGCGGCCTCGAGAATGTCAAATCGCAAGACGGAGAGAAAAATTGCCACAAGTTCATCGCCAACTATGAGCTCAATTTCGGCGACGCCGAACAGGGCGGGCCGCGTGTATTTGGTTATGTAACCTCAATCTGGTTCTGGGACTCGGCGCAGGGTATACCCTACTACGCGCAAGAAGACTATAACGTGATTATCGTCAACGAAGCCGGTATCGCGAACGAATTCAAAATCAAAAGCCGAAGCTACTACCGTAAATTTCAGGCGCGCACCGACCCCGAAAAAATAACGCTCGCCGAGAAACTGCGCGAAGAATTGGTCACCGAGAACCCGCAGATTTCGGTGCGTGTGACAGATCATGGTGTCGCCATTTCCCTGCCCGATGTGTTTTTCGACACCGACAGCGCGAGCCTGAGCAGCGACGCCAAGTCGGTGCTAAAGCAGATCGGCAAGCCGCTCGCTGCGCTGAAGAACCGCCACATACGTGTGCGGGGGCACACCGACAGCACGGGCGATGAGAAATATAACCAGCAACTTTCAGAGAAACGCGCAGCCACCGTAGCAGAGTACCTGATCGACAAGGCCGACCTGAACCCCGACACGCTGAGCTACGAAGGGCGCGGGGCCCGTGACCCGATCGCCGACAATTCGATTGCTGACGGTCGGGCAAAAAATCGCCGCGTCGAAATTATTCTGCTGGATAAATAG